One genomic segment of Streptomyces liangshanensis includes these proteins:
- a CDS encoding SRPBCC family protein gives MTAFRIERTTPLAAEEAWRRLTDWPAHADQVPLTTISVPTPGPTRVGTVFVARSAVGAVGFDDPMEVVLWEPPAGDAPGRCRLEKRGTAVLGWAEIHVRARGGGSSVTWEEDLRLRLLPGAFGPLTARAGRRVFGRAVDRLLRGGA, from the coding sequence GTGACGGCGTTCCGTATCGAGCGGACCACACCGCTCGCCGCCGAGGAGGCCTGGCGGCGGCTCACCGACTGGCCGGCGCACGCCGACCAGGTGCCGCTGACGACGATCTCCGTGCCCACACCGGGGCCCACCCGGGTCGGTACGGTGTTCGTCGCGCGGAGCGCGGTGGGAGCCGTCGGGTTCGACGACCCGATGGAGGTGGTCCTGTGGGAGCCGCCGGCCGGGGACGCGCCGGGCCGGTGCCGGCTGGAGAAGCGGGGCACGGCGGTGCTCGGGTGGGCCGAGATCCACGTACGGGCGCGGGGTGGCGGATCGTCCGTGACGTGGGAGGAGGACCTCCGGCTGCGCCTGCTGCCCGGGGCGTTCGGCCCGCTCACCGCGCGGGCCGGACGGAGGGTGTTCGGCCGGGCTGTCGACCGCCTGCTGCGCGGCGGGGCGTAG
- a CDS encoding DeoR/GlpR family DNA-binding transcription regulator → MSDNQNLLAEQRRAVILDEVRRRGGVRVNELTRKLKVSDMTVRRDLDALARQGVVEKVHGGAVPVVEASTHEPGFEAKSALELSAKEDIARAAAELAVPGSAIALSGGTTTYALAQHLLDVPDLTVVTNSVRVADVFHAAQSAGAAGGRRPGAATVVLTGGVRTPSDSLVGPIADQAIRSLHFDVLFLGVHGISVEAGLSTPNLGEAETNRRFVRSARRVVVVADHTKWGTVGLSSFATLDEVDTLVTDAGLSAGARAEIAEVLPGLVVAGEPEEGGSG, encoded by the coding sequence GTGAGCGACAACCAGAATCTCCTCGCGGAGCAGCGCCGTGCCGTGATCCTGGACGAGGTGCGCCGGCGGGGCGGGGTCCGGGTCAACGAGTTGACGCGCAAGCTCAAGGTCTCCGACATGACCGTGCGCAGGGACCTGGACGCGCTCGCCCGGCAGGGTGTGGTGGAGAAGGTGCACGGCGGCGCGGTGCCGGTGGTGGAGGCGAGCACGCACGAGCCGGGCTTCGAGGCGAAGTCGGCGCTGGAGCTGAGCGCGAAGGAGGACATCGCGCGGGCCGCGGCGGAGCTGGCCGTGCCGGGCAGTGCGATCGCACTGTCGGGTGGTACGACCACCTACGCGCTGGCGCAGCATCTGCTGGACGTGCCGGACCTGACGGTGGTGACCAACTCGGTGCGGGTCGCCGACGTGTTCCACGCGGCCCAGTCGGCCGGGGCGGCGGGCGGGCGGCGGCCCGGCGCGGCAACGGTGGTGCTGACGGGCGGGGTGCGGACCCCGTCGGACTCGCTGGTGGGTCCGATCGCCGACCAGGCGATCCGCTCGCTCCACTTCGACGTGCTGTTCCTCGGGGTGCACGGCATCTCCGTGGAGGCGGGTCTTTCGACGCCGAACCTGGGCGAGGCGGAGACCAACCGGCGGTTCGTGCGCTCCGCGCGCCGGGTGGTGGTGGTCGCCGATCACACCAAGTGGGGCACGGTGGGGCTCAGTTCGTTCGCGACGCTGGACGAGGTCGACACACTGGTGACGGACGCGGGGCTGTCGGCGGGGGCCCGCGCGGAGATCGCCGAGGTGCTGCCCGGCCTGGTGGTGGCGGGCGAGCCGGAGGAGGGCGGGTCCGGGTGA
- a CDS encoding right-handed parallel beta-helix repeat-containing protein, translating into MAQGTVQVTHTGTSRWRRRTGEYASLAAALEAAADGDILTIAPGTYRENLIVARAVTLRGPEGSLGSVRIAPVDGVPLTVRASATIQDLHVEGQDTTAPAVLVEDGTPELLDLRVVTRSAAGIEVRGGAARPTVRRCTVDNPAGVGIGIIDGAGGVFEECEVVAAGQSGFSVRGGAHPRLERCRVHHASGAGLSVTGEGSGLEAFGCEVYEIKGTGVQIASRATAHLTDSSVHRTSADGITLDTDAVLTLSDCDIHDIPENAIDLRSRSVLTLTRSTVRRFGRNGLSVWDPGTRVDANQCEIHDSTGDYPAVWISDGATAVLDACRLHDVPDALFVLDRGSRVDVVDSDLSQVRNTAVSVSDGATAQLDDCRIREASTGAWFRDHGSGGTLNSCTIDSVQTGVIVTKGADPTIERCTVTSPAEAGFYVSAEGRGTFHNCRVTGSGGYGFHVMDGCRSTLTRCRTERCARGGYEFAEDGPVAEDCTSDESGVLTPPAEPPPVPVAAHSGGLLNTVPPRPAAAPAAAEAPPAAARAAEAVLGELDALVGLESVKREVRALTDMIEVGRRRKEAGLKAASVRRHLVFTGSPGTGKTTVARLYGEILHSLGVLERGHLVEVSRVDLVGEHIGSTAIRTQEAFDRARGGVLFIDEAYALSPEDSGRDFGKEAIDTLVKLMEDHREAVVVIVAGYTVEMERFLTVNPGVASRFSRTITFSDYVPEELLRIVEQQSEEQEYRLGEGTGEALLKYFTVLPKGPAFGNGRTARQTFESMVERHAGRVAQLPQTSTDDLTLLYPDDLPELP; encoded by the coding sequence ATGGCACAGGGCACGGTCCAGGTGACGCACACCGGAACATCGCGTTGGCGGCGCCGCACGGGCGAATACGCCTCCCTCGCCGCAGCCCTGGAGGCCGCCGCCGACGGCGACATACTGACGATCGCGCCCGGCACGTACCGGGAGAACCTGATCGTCGCGCGCGCCGTGACCCTGCGCGGGCCCGAGGGCTCGCTCGGTTCGGTGCGGATCGCGCCCGTCGACGGCGTACCGCTGACCGTCCGCGCCTCGGCGACGATCCAGGACCTGCACGTGGAGGGCCAGGACACGACGGCGCCCGCCGTGCTCGTCGAGGACGGCACGCCCGAGCTGCTGGACCTGCGGGTGGTGACCCGCTCCGCGGCCGGGATAGAGGTACGGGGCGGCGCGGCGCGCCCGACCGTCCGCCGCTGCACGGTCGACAACCCCGCCGGGGTCGGCATCGGCATAATCGACGGGGCCGGCGGGGTGTTCGAGGAGTGCGAGGTCGTCGCCGCCGGGCAGTCCGGATTCTCGGTGCGCGGGGGCGCGCACCCGCGGCTGGAGCGCTGCCGCGTCCACCACGCGTCGGGGGCGGGCCTGTCCGTCACCGGTGAGGGCAGCGGCCTGGAGGCCTTCGGCTGCGAGGTGTACGAGATCAAGGGCACCGGGGTCCAGATCGCGTCGCGCGCGACCGCCCACCTCACCGACTCGTCGGTGCACCGGACCTCGGCCGACGGCATCACGCTCGACACGGACGCCGTGCTGACGCTCTCCGACTGCGACATCCACGACATCCCCGAGAACGCGATCGACCTGCGGTCGCGCTCGGTGCTGACGCTGACCCGCTCGACCGTCCGCCGCTTCGGCCGCAACGGCCTCTCGGTGTGGGACCCGGGCACCCGGGTCGACGCCAACCAGTGCGAGATCCACGACAGTACGGGCGACTACCCGGCGGTGTGGATCAGCGACGGCGCCACCGCCGTGCTCGACGCGTGCCGGCTCCACGACGTCCCCGACGCGCTCTTCGTCCTCGACCGCGGTTCGCGTGTCGACGTCGTGGACAGCGATCTCTCGCAGGTGCGGAACACGGCCGTGTCGGTGAGCGACGGCGCGACCGCGCAGCTCGACGACTGCCGCATCAGGGAGGCCTCCACCGGGGCGTGGTTCCGGGACCACGGCAGCGGCGGCACGCTGAACTCGTGCACGATCGACTCCGTGCAGACGGGTGTCATCGTCACCAAGGGCGCCGACCCGACGATCGAGCGGTGCACGGTCACCTCGCCGGCCGAGGCGGGTTTCTACGTCTCCGCCGAGGGGCGCGGGACGTTCCACAACTGCCGGGTCACCGGCAGCGGGGGGTACGGCTTCCACGTGATGGATGGCTGCCGGTCGACGCTGACCCGCTGCCGCACGGAGCGCTGCGCGCGCGGCGGGTACGAGTTCGCGGAGGACGGGCCCGTCGCCGAGGACTGCACGAGCGACGAGAGCGGGGTGCTGACCCCGCCGGCGGAGCCGCCGCCGGTGCCGGTCGCGGCCCACTCGGGCGGACTGCTCAACACCGTGCCCCCGCGTCCCGCCGCCGCACCGGCGGCGGCCGAGGCGCCCCCGGCAGCGGCGCGCGCGGCGGAGGCGGTGCTCGGGGAGCTGGACGCGCTGGTCGGCCTGGAGAGCGTCAAGCGGGAGGTCCGGGCGCTCACCGACATGATCGAGGTCGGCCGGCGCCGCAAGGAGGCCGGGCTCAAGGCCGCGTCCGTGCGCCGCCACCTGGTCTTCACCGGCTCCCCCGGCACCGGCAAGACGACGGTGGCCCGGCTGTACGGCGAGATCCTCCACTCCCTCGGCGTCTTGGAGCGCGGCCATCTGGTCGAGGTGTCCCGGGTGGACCTCGTCGGGGAGCACATCGGGTCCACGGCGATCCGTACGCAGGAGGCGTTCGACCGCGCCCGGGGCGGTGTGCTGTTCATCGACGAGGCGTACGCGCTGTCGCCCGAGGACTCCGGCCGGGACTTCGGCAAGGAGGCCATCGACACGCTGGTGAAGCTGATGGAGGACCACCGCGAGGCGGTCGTGGTGATCGTCGCCGGCTACACCGTGGAGATGGAGCGGTTCCTGACCGTCAACCCCGGTGTGGCGTCGCGTTTCTCCCGCACCATCACCTTCAGCGACTACGTTCCCGAGGAGCTGCTGCGGATCGTGGAGCAGCAGTCCGAGGAGCAGGAGTACCGGCTCGGCGAGGGCACGGGTGAGGCGCTGCTCAAGTACTTCACCGTGTTGCCGAAGGGACCCGCCTTCGGCAACGGCCGTACCGCGCGGCAGACGTTCGAGTCGATGGTGGAGCGGCACGCGGGCCGGGTCGCCCAGCTGCCGCAGACCAGCACGGACGACCTGACGCTCCTCTACCCGGACGACCTTCCCGAACTGCCCTGA
- a CDS encoding Rv1733c family protein, translating to MRSIVGLWRWRKNPLRRGTDLMEAWVALVAALLLALAAPATGWVSGSRINSSLQHTVRLQREERHRTTVTVTGQPKEHHHNAFDAESAVDHDGGGRVLAAWTAADGTRRTGTLTAPGHRTAAGSTFTIWTDPRGKPVKSPMDGSWARLNAVTAGATTALMAAVLVELLRRLVVWRLVRRRYHLLDRAWAKAGPDWGRTGAGS from the coding sequence GTGCGATCGATCGTCGGACTCTGGCGCTGGCGCAAGAATCCCCTGCGCCGGGGCACCGATCTCATGGAGGCGTGGGTGGCGCTGGTCGCGGCGCTGCTGCTCGCCCTCGCCGCGCCGGCCACCGGCTGGGTCAGCGGATCACGCATCAATTCCTCGTTGCAGCACACGGTGCGTCTGCAGCGCGAGGAGCGGCACCGGACGACCGTCACGGTCACCGGCCAGCCGAAGGAGCACCACCACAACGCCTTCGACGCCGAGTCGGCCGTCGACCACGACGGCGGCGGCCGTGTCCTCGCGGCGTGGACGGCCGCGGACGGCACGCGGCGCACCGGCACACTCACCGCGCCCGGACACCGGACGGCGGCCGGTTCGACGTTCACCATCTGGACCGACCCCCGGGGCAAGCCGGTCAAGAGCCCGATGGACGGCAGCTGGGCGCGGCTCAACGCCGTGACGGCGGGCGCGACCACAGCGCTCATGGCGGCGGTGCTGGTGGAGCTCCTGCGGCGGCTGGTCGTCTGGAGACTCGTACGGCGGCGGTACCACCTGCTCGACCGGGCCTGGGCGAAGGCAGGTCCCGACTGGGGCCGCACGGGCGCGGGGAGTTGA
- a CDS encoding DUF6643 family protein — MTSPRATYGGGYYTAPSFPDTPIYDSLVAERGTPQIAPIRVPSAYDPGNSYLPALPSALPALPAGPSAPSPAYGGYQQQAPMQQPVPLQHAPAPYIPQQVGAPRGYQSAPPQQQQQRPMPGTGYEAMRPAAPRPPAPQPGPYEDPYNRPYQSRGY; from the coding sequence ATGACCTCCCCCCGCGCCACCTACGGCGGCGGTTACTACACCGCGCCGTCGTTCCCGGACACCCCGATCTACGACTCCTTGGTCGCGGAGCGGGGCACGCCTCAGATCGCCCCGATCCGAGTGCCTTCCGCCTACGACCCGGGCAACAGTTATCTGCCGGCTCTGCCCTCCGCCCTGCCGGCCCTCCCGGCGGGTCCGTCCGCGCCCTCCCCGGCGTACGGCGGATACCAGCAGCAGGCTCCGATGCAGCAGCCCGTCCCGCTGCAACACGCGCCCGCGCCGTACATCCCGCAGCAGGTCGGCGCGCCCCGCGGCTACCAGAGCGCGCCGCCCCAGCAACAGCAGCAGCGCCCGATGCCCGGCACCGGGTACGAGGCGATGCGCCCCGCGGCGCCGCGCCCGCCGGCTCCGCAGCCCGGCCCGTACGAGGACCCGTACAACCGGCCGTACCAGAGCCGGGGGTACTGA
- a CDS encoding sensor histidine kinase, translating to METSGKSRGTASRFVPEWTTRRWLLTGTSLALVVLLGLSLCGAWVFARSTAINNRLVDRSSPALIASVQLESALINQETGIRGYGITGRSEFLDPYREGTARQRAAVRQLRLLGGGDPVAARDLAAVDDRAQRWRTLIADPVATSADPIPTARQRAEEGRELFDSLRKAVSAQQEHLRAERNKARADLQGARAFRNWTFSAMALVILALAGLVFVGLRRGVTAHLDRLSLDVRKVAAGDFAHPVSGSGPVDLRMLAADVEFMRTRLAAELSVSESAQAALTTQTEELRRSNSELEQFAYVASHDLQEPLRKVASFCQLLERRYAENLDDRARQYIAFAVDGANRMQGLINDLLSFSRVGRLLTDYVDVDMNELFDRTVDSLGMAVEESGAVVTHDPLPVLRGERTQLGMLLQNLIGNAVKFRSPDRTPLIHLGVRQVAGAWEFAVTDNGIGIAPEFADRVFVIFQRLHTREQYAGNGIGLALCRKIVEHHGGTVTVDPAHSPGTRVVFTLTDTTGAAPQVPAQGQGALPRARRP from the coding sequence ATGGAGACGTCGGGCAAGAGCCGAGGGACCGCGAGCCGCTTCGTCCCGGAATGGACCACGCGGCGCTGGCTGCTCACCGGGACCTCGCTGGCGCTGGTGGTGCTGCTCGGGCTCTCGCTCTGCGGTGCCTGGGTCTTCGCCCGCTCCACCGCCATCAACAACCGGCTGGTCGACCGGTCGAGCCCGGCCCTGATCGCGTCCGTCCAGCTGGAGAGCGCCCTGATCAACCAGGAGACCGGTATCCGGGGGTACGGCATCACCGGCCGGTCCGAGTTCCTGGACCCGTACCGCGAAGGCACCGCCCGGCAGCGGGCGGCGGTACGGCAGCTCAGGCTCCTCGGCGGCGGTGACCCGGTGGCCGCGCGCGACCTCGCGGCGGTGGACGACCGCGCGCAGCGGTGGCGGACCCTGATCGCGGACCCGGTCGCCACCTCCGCCGACCCCATCCCGACGGCCAGGCAGCGGGCCGAGGAGGGCAGGGAGCTCTTCGACTCCCTGCGCAAGGCGGTGTCGGCCCAGCAGGAGCACCTGCGGGCGGAGCGGAACAAGGCCCGCGCCGACCTCCAGGGCGCGCGCGCCTTCCGCAACTGGACCTTCTCGGCGATGGCGCTGGTCATCCTGGCGCTCGCGGGCCTGGTCTTCGTCGGCCTGCGCCGCGGGGTGACCGCCCACCTCGACCGGCTCTCGCTCGACGTGCGGAAGGTCGCCGCCGGCGACTTCGCCCATCCGGTGTCCGGTTCGGGCCCGGTCGACCTGCGCATGCTGGCGGCGGACGTCGAGTTCATGCGGACGCGGCTCGCCGCCGAGCTGTCGGTCAGCGAATCGGCGCAGGCGGCCCTGACCACCCAGACCGAGGAACTGCGCCGTTCCAACTCCGAGCTGGAGCAGTTCGCGTACGTCGCCTCGCACGACCTCCAGGAACCGCTGCGGAAGGTGGCGAGCTTCTGCCAGCTCCTGGAGCGCCGCTACGCGGAAAACCTCGACGACCGGGCCCGCCAGTACATCGCGTTCGCCGTCGACGGGGCCAACCGCATGCAGGGCCTCATCAACGACCTGCTGAGCTTCTCCCGCGTCGGCCGCCTGCTGACCGACTACGTCGACGTCGACATGAACGAACTCTTCGACCGGACCGTCGATTCCCTCGGCATGGCCGTCGAGGAATCCGGGGCCGTCGTCACGCACGACCCGCTGCCCGTCCTGCGGGGAGAGCGCACGCAGCTCGGGATGCTGCTCCAGAACCTGATCGGCAACGCCGTGAAGTTCCGCTCCCCGGATCGCACTCCGCTCATTCATCTCGGCGTCCGACAGGTCGCGGGAGCGTGGGAGTTCGCCGTCACGGACAACGGGATCGGGATCGCGCCGGAGTTCGCCGACCGCGTCTTCGTCATCTTCCAGCGTCTGCACACCCGTGAGCAGTACGCGGGAAACGGCATCGGCCTCGCGCTGTGCCGCAAGATCGTGGAACACCACGGCGGAACCGTCACCGTCGACCCCGCGCACAGCCCCGGTACGCGCGTCGTCTTCACGCTCACCGACACCACCGGCGCGGCCCCGCAGGTGCCCGCCCAGGGGCAGGGAGCCCTGCCGCGCGCCCGCCGGCCGTAG
- a CDS encoding acyl-CoA dehydrogenase has protein sequence MSADASSPAGPVPGDAPRDPAGLRDDRAPFDPDAVRRAVAARFTALADAGALRLPLPGAGRTRERFRALSDLAREDLSLARLAEGHTDAVAILHELDGPRPRDGERWAVWAAQPPGPGLHATQVPGEADGDGGWRLTGVKPYCSGAHVCTHALISADTSQGRRLFAVRLDGAGVSPVPGTWQAVGMAGSDSPDVTFSGVPAVPVGPVGGYVDRPGFQHGGIGVAACWLGGALAVAGTLSGAVRHRAPDAHTAAHLGAVDVLLGAAETVLERAADDIDADPADALGGGRMRSLRVRAFVEKVCSEVLTHVGRATGAGPLCHDAGHARAVADLTVYLRQHHAERNLAELGHLIADHLTADHLTSDRATADPRNEDAR, from the coding sequence GTGTCCGCTGACGCGAGCTCTCCCGCGGGCCCCGTGCCGGGGGACGCTCCTCGCGACCCCGCCGGCCTCCGCGACGACCGTGCCCCCTTCGATCCCGACGCCGTCCGCCGCGCCGTCGCCGCCCGCTTCACGGCGCTGGCCGACGCGGGCGCCCTCCGTCTGCCCCTGCCCGGCGCGGGCCGCACCCGGGAGCGCTTCCGCGCGCTCTCCGACCTGGCCCGCGAGGACCTGTCCCTGGCCCGGCTGGCGGAGGGGCACACGGACGCGGTGGCGATCCTGCACGAGCTGGACGGCCCGCGGCCGCGGGACGGCGAGCGCTGGGCCGTGTGGGCGGCCCAGCCGCCGGGCCCGGGCCTCCACGCCACGCAGGTCCCCGGGGAGGCGGACGGGGACGGCGGCTGGCGGCTGACCGGCGTCAAGCCGTACTGCTCGGGCGCCCACGTCTGCACGCACGCGCTGATCAGCGCGGACACATCCCAGGGGCGGCGCCTGTTCGCGGTACGGCTGGACGGGGCCGGTGTGTCGCCGGTGCCCGGCACCTGGCAGGCGGTCGGCATGGCGGGCAGCGACTCGCCGGACGTCACGTTCTCCGGCGTCCCGGCCGTGCCGGTCGGCCCGGTGGGCGGCTACGTCGACCGCCCCGGCTTCCAGCACGGCGGGATCGGGGTCGCCGCCTGCTGGCTGGGCGGCGCCCTCGCGGTCGCCGGCACGCTGTCCGGCGCGGTACGTCACCGCGCGCCGGACGCGCACACCGCGGCGCACCTGGGCGCGGTCGACGTCCTGCTCGGCGCGGCGGAGACGGTCCTCGAACGCGCCGCCGACGACATCGACGCCGACCCCGCCGACGCGCTCGGCGGCGGCCGGATGCGCAGCCTGCGGGTCCGCGCCTTCGTGGAGAAGGTCTGCTCCGAGGTTCTCACCCACGTGGGACGGGCCACCGGAGCCGGCCCGCTGTGCCACGACGCCGGGCACGCCCGCGCGGTCGCCGACCTGACCGTCTACCTCCGCCAGCATCACGCCGAACGCAACCTCGCCGAGCTGGGACACCTCATCGCCGACCACCTGACCGCCGACCACCTGACATCCGACCGCGCGACCGCCGACCCCCGGAACGAGGACGCGCGATGA
- a CDS encoding PIG-L deacetylase family protein — protein MSAVPRPAATGTGQQAAADAIDAQGTPEARWAAWAPLADLPAVALPAGPVVVVAAHPDDEVLGFGGALSALAATGTEVRLLSVTDGEGSHPRSRRIDRARMAELREAELLAALAELGLPGLRPTRLGVPDTQVHRHEARVAGAIGGLLRETGAALCVAPWAGDLHSDHEAAGRAARAACATAGVPLWSYPVWMWHWARPGDPRVPWADAARLPMPAATLAGKTRAVGRFTSQIAPLAEGKENAPILPPEELAHHTRPFEVVFR, from the coding sequence ATGAGCGCCGTACCCCGCCCCGCCGCGACCGGAACCGGGCAACAGGCCGCCGCCGACGCCATCGACGCCCAGGGCACCCCGGAGGCGCGGTGGGCCGCCTGGGCGCCCCTCGCGGACCTCCCCGCCGTCGCGCTGCCCGCCGGCCCCGTGGTGGTCGTGGCCGCCCACCCGGACGACGAGGTGCTCGGCTTCGGCGGAGCCCTGTCCGCCCTTGCGGCCACCGGCACCGAGGTGCGCCTGCTCTCCGTCACCGACGGCGAGGGCTCCCACCCACGGAGCCGGCGGATCGACCGCGCGCGCATGGCCGAGCTGCGGGAGGCCGAACTCCTCGCCGCCCTGGCGGAGTTGGGCCTCCCGGGGCTGCGGCCCACCCGGCTCGGGGTGCCCGACACCCAGGTGCACCGGCACGAGGCGCGGGTGGCCGGGGCGATCGGCGGACTCCTGCGGGAGACGGGCGCCGCCCTGTGCGTGGCCCCGTGGGCGGGCGACCTGCACAGCGACCACGAGGCGGCGGGACGCGCCGCCCGGGCCGCCTGCGCGACGGCCGGCGTACCGCTGTGGTCCTACCCCGTCTGGATGTGGCACTGGGCGCGGCCGGGGGACCCGCGCGTCCCGTGGGCCGACGCCGCCCGCCTGCCGATGCCGGCCGCGACCCTGGCCGGGAAGACCCGGGCGGTGGGGCGCTTCACGAGCCAGATCGCTCCGCTCGCCGAGGGGAAGGAGAACGCGCCGATCCTCCCCCCGGAGGAACTCGCCCACCACACCAGGCCGTTCGAGGTGGTGTTCCGATGA
- a CDS encoding SAM-dependent methyltransferase: MTAPTGASTPADYFDGMYRGTSDPWDLAGRWYEQRKYGLTVASLPKRRYRSAFEPGCSVGVLTALLAPRCDRLLATDRVPAAVRAAADRTAALPQVEVRRLTVPAQWPEGRFDLIVLSELLYYFDDTALREILDRTVDSLEPGGTLVTAHWDHPVAEHLRTGTELAPLLAAVPELQPLTDHRDPDFVLHTFARRHPDGSPVPSPAEEEGLV, translated from the coding sequence ATGACCGCGCCCACCGGCGCCTCCACACCCGCCGACTACTTCGACGGCATGTACCGGGGCACGTCCGACCCCTGGGACCTGGCCGGCCGCTGGTACGAACAGCGCAAGTACGGCCTGACCGTGGCCTCGCTGCCGAAGCGCCGCTACCGCTCCGCCTTCGAACCGGGCTGCTCCGTCGGCGTCCTCACCGCACTGCTCGCCCCGCGCTGCGACCGGCTGCTCGCCACCGACCGGGTCCCGGCCGCGGTACGCGCCGCCGCCGACCGGACCGCCGCGCTTCCCCAGGTGGAGGTACGACGCCTCACCGTGCCCGCCCAGTGGCCGGAGGGCCGCTTCGACCTGATCGTCCTGTCCGAACTGCTCTACTACTTCGACGACACCGCGCTGCGCGAGATCCTCGACCGCACCGTCGACAGCCTGGAGCCCGGCGGCACGCTGGTCACGGCGCACTGGGACCACCCCGTCGCCGAACACCTCCGTACCGGTACGGAACTGGCGCCGCTCCTCGCCGCCGTACCGGAGCTCCAGCCGCTCACCGACCACCGGGACCCCGACTTCGTCCTGCACACCTTCGCCCGGCGGCACCCCGACGGGAGTCCGGTGCCCTCCCCGGCCGAGGAGGAGGGGTTGGTGTGA
- a CDS encoding glycosyltransferase, with product MSTATGGPSALAVVVPAHDEAGHLPATLRSVRTAALHPGVAGVTVLTVVAADACTDGTAAAARRAGALVVELARRNVGAARAAGVSAALDRLRAHGDGVWIVTTDADTLVPPHWLAHHMRHARDGWDCLAGTVRLAPHAALSPATAARHDARYFDGRPAVPALWSHPHVHGANLGIAAAAYRRAGGFPPLAYSEDRALVAALERDGRRILRTDLCPVLTSPRSDARAPHGFGAHLRALARSED from the coding sequence GTGAGCACCGCGACCGGCGGCCCCTCCGCCCTCGCCGTCGTGGTCCCGGCCCACGACGAGGCGGGACACCTGCCCGCCACGCTGCGGAGCGTCCGTACCGCCGCCCTCCATCCCGGCGTCGCCGGTGTCACGGTGCTGACCGTCGTCGCGGCCGACGCCTGCACGGACGGCACCGCCGCCGCGGCCCGGCGCGCGGGCGCCCTGGTCGTCGAACTGGCCCGCCGGAACGTGGGAGCCGCCCGCGCGGCCGGGGTGAGCGCCGCCCTGGACCGCCTCAGGGCCCACGGCGACGGCGTCTGGATCGTCACCACCGACGCGGACACCCTCGTACCGCCGCACTGGCTCGCCCACCACATGCGCCACGCCCGCGACGGCTGGGACTGCCTCGCGGGGACGGTACGGCTGGCGCCGCACGCGGCGTTGAGCCCGGCGACCGCCGCACGCCACGACGCCCGGTACTTCGACGGCCGCCCCGCCGTGCCCGCGCTCTGGTCCCACCCGCACGTCCACGGCGCGAACCTGGGGATCGCGGCGGCCGCCTACCGGCGGGCCGGCGGCTTTCCGCCGCTCGCCTACAGCGAGGACCGCGCGCTGGTCGCCGCCCTGGAACGCGACGGCCGCCGCATTCTCCGGACCGACCTGTGCCCGGTCCTCACCTCACCCCGCTCCGACGCCCGCGCCCCGCACGGTTTCGGCGCCCACCTCCGCGCGCTGGCACGCTCGGAGGACTAG